The DNA region CAGCGAGAGCTTGGTGAGCACGTTCGCGACGTGATTGCGGACCGTCTTCGGACTCAGCACCAGCCGTCGCGAAATGGTGGCGTTGTCGAAGCCACGGGCTACCAGGTCCAGCACCTCGCGCTCCCGATCGGTGAGCTCGGGAAACGGTACGCGAACCGCGGCACGGCCGCCGACCACCTGGGCCATCGCCCGGGCGGCGACCTGTGCGCCCAGGATCATCTCGCCGTTGGCGACTGCCCGAACCGCGCGTTCGACCTCCTCCGGGGCTGCGGCCTTGAGCAGATATCCCCTCGCGCCGGCGCGGACGGCAGCGGCCACCGAGGTGTCGTCATCGCTCATGGTGATCACCAGCACCGCGATCTCGGGGTGGCTGTGCGAGAGCCACCGAGTCAACTCGATGCCGGATTCATCCATGGCGTCAGCTGCGCCGTGGAGTTGCAGGTCCATCATCACCACCCGCGGTGGCGAGGCGATCGCTCGTTCGAGCTCGACCCGGTTCGCCGCCTGACCCGACACCTCGATGCCGGGCAGGGAGGACAGCAGACCGACCATGCCGAGTCGGAACACGGGGTGGTCGTCGACGACGACCACCGTGATCGCCTGATCGGTCATCGGGGCCCTCCGTTCGGCTGAAGCAGTCCAGCTGGCCCGCACGGCTCGTCCGGCTGTCGCGGTCCGTCCGGCCGTCGCAGTCCGTCCGGTTGTCGCAGTTCGTCCGGCTGTCGCAGCGGCAGGATCGCGGTCACCACCGTGCCGGTCGGTTGTCCGGGTGTGATGACCAGACTGCCGCCCTGCTCCTCGGCACGCTCCAGCATCGAACGGGTGCCGACCCCACCGACAGCGTTGGCGCCGATCCCATTTCCGTTGTCGGCGCAGACCAGCCGCAGAGACAACCGATCCACGGTGATCTCCAGCCGGCAGTGGTCGACCCCGCTGTGTCGGGCAGCGTTCGTGACCGCCTCGCCGGCGATCCCGTACGCGGCCTCGGCCAGCCCGTCCGGCAGACCTGCCAGCTCCGTAGCGGCAGCCGCTGGGCACACCAACTCGACCGTCATGCCGGCGGCGCGCTGCTGCTCCACCAGCTCGAGCAGCGCTGCGTAGAGTCCCAGCTCCAGGAGCACAGGCGGCAGCAGACTGCGGGAGGCGGATCGGACATCGTCGATGCGTCGGGACAGCTCAGTCTGCAACCCGGCCACCATGGTGCCGGCCGCCGCTGGATCAGCACCGAGGGTGTTCTGCACGCCCTGCAGCCCGAGTCGCAGCCCGGCCAGCCAGGGCACCAGTCCGTCGTGTAGCTCACGTCGGATCACCTGCCGCTCCCGCAACCGAGCGGTGGTCAGACGTTCACGGGTCGTCTCCAGCGCGGCGGCGTTGTCGGCGAGTACGACGGCGGCGGTCACGACCTCCAGCAGTCGTTCCAGTGAGCTGCGTCCACGCCCGTCGAGCAGCTCGCCCGCCGGCAGGGTGATCTCCACCTGGCCGACGACTCGACCTCGGTGCACCAACTGGTGTTGCTCCGGCGCCGCAGTCGGGCTCCCCCAGCGGCCACGTACCTCGAGGTCTTCGGATTCCCGGTCATCGCTGCTGCGGAGAGTGACCGACTCCAGCCGCAAGGCGCGGCCGAGCGTCTCGGCCACCGAATCCAGCAGCGCCTGCTCCGACTCGGCCCGGCCCAACGCCGAGCCGAGCTGTGCGGCAACCGCCGTCGGATCCGAACCCGCTCCGTACACCATCCGCCGGACTCGACGCTGCAGCCACAGCCGGGATGGCTGCAGCGCGGCAACCACGGCCGCGGTGCCGACAAGCGCTGCGGCCGTCTGGTTGCCGATCAGCCCTGAGATGACGACGCTCACCAGCAGGTAGACCGCGATCAGCACCGCGGTCAGCGAACCTGCCACGGCAGCGCGCGAGATCGACAGCTCCAGGCCCCAGAGCCGTTGCCGGGCCACGACCGCCAGGATCGCGATCGGGAAGACCGTCTGGCAGGCCAGATGCAACGCCGGCACCGTCCAGTCCGGGACCAGGCCGTACGGCAACAACAGCGGCAGGAATGACAGGGCCAGCACGGCGGTGCCCGTCGCCAGCCAGCGCAGGCCTTCGCGTTCGCCTGCTGGCGCAGTTCGCCGCCGACGCTCCACGGCGGCGGCGGTGACGAGCCCCCAGAGCACCGCGACGAGGATCACTGCCGCGATGGCCGCAAGAGCGTCCTCCGGGAGAGCCTGTCCGAGCACCCCGAAGCCGAGCGTCAGCAGCATCCCCGGCGCCGCGCACAGCCACGCCGCCCGATCGACGTCCCGGCGTACCAGCCAGGGAACGACCAGGAACAGGCTCATCGTGCCCGGCACCCACGCCGTGGAATAGAGCGCCTCGATGACCGGTGCATCGGGCAGCCGTCCGACTTGGCTTGCCTGAGCCCAGGCACCCCCGAACGCGGCCAGACCGCCACCGACCGCGGCGACCAGCAAGAAGATGATCACGACATGCCGCCGGCGCGCCAGCAGCACCGACGCCACCGTGCCGTAGACGGCCGCCATCGTCGCGTCGGTGACCACGAAGAGCCAGTCGTCGGAGAATGCCTCCGGGCCGGCGGAGGTGAAGAAGAGCACCAGCGCTGACAGGCAGAGCACCCAGCAACCCACGGTGACAGCCCAGGCCGCCCCCGGAGAACCGGGGACGGCCTGCTGCCGAGGGACGGCGATGGTGATCATCGTCTGGACCTCATCACTCGACCCTAGCGGCGATCTCCGAGCAGGAAGCCGAGCGCGACCACCAGCAGCCAGAGCGGACCGACGAAGCCGGCCATGTACTGCAAGGGCGAGACTCCCAGCAGCGCGGTGAGCGCACCCAGCACCAGGCTCACCACCCCGATCCAGCGCGGCGCGGCACCTCGCAACGAGGCCAGCCCGAGAGCGACGGCACTCACCCCGGCGGCCACCCACAGCCACGAGATGGTCGCCACCCAGTGGGAGTAGAACGACACATCGGTGGCCGGCATCATCCCCGGTGTGGCCAGCCCGAAGATGAACTCGGTGTTCAGCCCAGCACCCATGATCAAGATCGCGGATGTGATCACCAGTCCGATGGCCGCCACGTTCGGCAGCAGCGAGTCGGCCGGCGCCTGTGCGTCCAGTCGGCGTTTGAGGCCGGCAGCGAAGATCATCAGCAGCAGCGCGGCGATGGTGGTGGTGAGATGGAAGCCGATCAGCACCGGCACCTTGGTGGACAGCTGCTCGGCGACCCACGCGGCGGTCGGCGGTGTGGCGGCGTCGTACACCGGGCTCGCCATCGTCGAGAGCTGAATACTGGCGACCGCGCTTCCGCCGGCGAGGACGCCTGCGGCTGCCCAGCCGCGTTTGGCTCCCCGCGACGAGACCGGCTGCTCCACTCGCGCCTGATCGATCGTTGTCATCTGATTCCTTCCCCGAAAGGCACCGGCCGATTTGCCGGTGTGGAACCACGATCACCCGCCCGGGCGCCCAGAGATCAGGGCGCGGCGTCCCGACTTTCCGGGCGGATCAGTACGGGCACGATCGGCGCGGCGCAGTCAGCACGACCACGTCATACGGCCAGCCGAGCGACGGCGGCAGCGATCCGTTCATCGGTGCCGGTCAGCGCGACCCGGACGTGTTGCGCGGCGGCGGCGCCGTAGAAGTCGCCCGGTGCGGCCAGAATGCCGCGCTCGGCCAGCCAGGCCACCGAATCACGTCCCGACTCACCGCGAGTCGCCCACAGATACAGCGACCCCTCGGAGTGGTCGATGGTGAAGCCCGCCTGCTCCAAGGCCGGCCTCAGCAGCGCGCGCCGACGCCGATAGCGCTCGTACTGCTCGACGACATGGCTCTGATCGTCCAACAGCACCCGCATCGCCTCCTGGACCGGCCGTGGCACGATCATCCCGGCGTGCTTGCGGACGGCCAGCAACTCGGCGACCAGTGCTGCGTCGCCGGCGACGAAACCGGCCCGATAGCCGGCCAAGTTGGAGCGTTTGGACAGCGAGTGGAGTGCCAGCAGCCCGGTGTGGTCACCATCGCAGATGGACGGATGGAGCACCGAGACCGGCTCAGCGTCCCAGCCGAATTCGCCGTAGCACTCGTCGGAGGCGACGATTGCGCCGCGCTCCCGGGCCCAGTCGACCCGGCGCTTCAGCTCGTCGGCGGACAGGATCTGACCGGTCGGGTTGCCGGGCGAGTTCAGCCAGACCAGCCCCGGCACCTGGGTGAGCGTGGTCAGATCATCGACAGCTGCCGCCTGGCAGCCGGCAATCCGGGCACCGACCTCGTACGTCGGATAGGCCATCGTCGGGAACACGACCAGGTCATCCGGTCCCAGACCCAACAGCGTCGGCAGCCAGGCGACCAGTTCCTTGGTGCCGATCACCGGCAGGGTGGCGTCGGGGACGAGCCCGGTCGCTCCCCAGCGGCGCCCGAGATAGCCCGCGATCGCCTCCCGCAGCCGAGGCGTGCCCGCAGTCTGCGGATAGCCGGGGCTGTCGGCAGCGTCGGCGAGCGCGCGTTGGCCTAGTTGAGGGGTCGGGTCGACCGGGGTGCCGACCGACAGATCGATGATCCCGTCGGGATGGGTGGCGGCAACGGCCTTGGCCTCGGCCAGGGAGTCCCAGGGGAAGTCCGGCAGGCTGGCCGCCAGCCGACGCCGCCCGCGAGCGCGCGAGCCGGCCTGGCTCACTCCTCGCCCTGCGGCGGCAGGGCCTCGATCAGCGGGTGATCCTTGTCGATGACGCCCATCTTGGCCGCGCCACCGGGCGAGCCCAGGTCGTTGAAGAAGTCGACGTTGGCGTTGTAGTACTCGCTCCACTCATCGGGCGTGTCGTCCTCGTAGAAGATCGCCTCGACGGGGCAGACCGGCTCGCACGCACCACAGTCGACGCACTCGTCGGGGTGGATGTAAAGCATCCGCTTGCCCTCGTAGATGCAGTCGACCGGACACTCCTCCACGCAGGCACGGTCTTTGACATCCACACACGGCTGCGCGATGACGTACGTCACGAGAGTTCTCTCCTCGGTATGTGAGTGTGACCGCTGGGGGTCGGTCGACCGGGTTTCGGAGCGCCCGGCCGATGCGGCCACACGACTGTGGTCCTAGTATCGCGCTTCCGGTTGTCGGCGGAAGTTGGTCTCGGAGTGATGGACATCGCACTCGGCAAAGCACGGGTAGGTGAGCGTTGGGTGCTGCGCTGCCGGCAGCCCGACGGCTCGGCCACCGACGTGACCGGGTGGCTGGTCTCGGTGACCTCGGATGCGGTCACCATCGAGTCCGCGAGCCAGCCGCCGCGCACCATCGGGCGGGATCGCATCATCGTCGCCAAACGAGTGCCGGCCGCGGCCGGCGGACCCGACCCCCGCCGTACGCCGGCCGATGAGCTGGAGCGCGCGGTGCTCACCGGCTGGCTGGCTGACAGCGAGGCGCTGGGCGAATGGACCTTGCGCGCCGGTGGTGGATTCTCCGCGCGGGCCAACTCGGTGCTGGCGGTGGGCGATCCGGGGGTGCCGCTCCCCCAGGCCGTCGAGCGGGTGATCGGGTATGCCCAGGCGCACGGCATCGCTCCCCAGGCGCAGGTGATCGTGGGTTCCGCCGCTGACCACGGGTTGGTCGCCTTGGGCTGGCTCCCGGTGCACGTGACCACCGAGGTCCTGGTCTGCCGACTCACCACGCTGCTCGGCGACGGTATGCCCGATCCACGGGTCGAGGTGAGTGAG from Microlunatus phosphovorus NM-1 includes:
- a CDS encoding LuxR C-terminal-related transcriptional regulator, whose amino-acid sequence is MTDQAITVVVVDDHPVFRLGMVGLLSSLPGIEVSGQAANRVELERAIASPPRVVMMDLQLHGAADAMDESGIELTRWLSHSHPEIAVLVITMSDDDTSVAAAVRAGARGYLLKAAAPEEVERAVRAVANGEMILGAQVAARAMAQVVGGRAAVRVPFPELTDREREVLDLVARGFDNATISRRLVLSPKTVRNHVANVLTKLSLRDRAAAIIAAREAGLGS
- a CDS encoding sensor histidine kinase, with amino-acid sequence MITIAVPRQQAVPGSPGAAWAVTVGCWVLCLSALVLFFTSAGPEAFSDDWLFVVTDATMAAVYGTVASVLLARRRHVVIIFLLVAAVGGGLAAFGGAWAQASQVGRLPDAPVIEALYSTAWVPGTMSLFLVVPWLVRRDVDRAAWLCAAPGMLLTLGFGVLGQALPEDALAAIAAVILVAVLWGLVTAAAVERRRRTAPAGEREGLRWLATGTAVLALSFLPLLLPYGLVPDWTVPALHLACQTVFPIAILAVVARQRLWGLELSISRAAVAGSLTAVLIAVYLLVSVVISGLIGNQTAAALVGTAAVVAALQPSRLWLQRRVRRMVYGAGSDPTAVAAQLGSALGRAESEQALLDSVAETLGRALRLESVTLRSSDDRESEDLEVRGRWGSPTAAPEQHQLVHRGRVVGQVEITLPAGELLDGRGRSSLERLLEVVTAAVVLADNAAALETTRERLTTARLRERQVIRRELHDGLVPWLAGLRLGLQGVQNTLGADPAAAGTMVAGLQTELSRRIDDVRSASRSLLPPVLLELGLYAALLELVEQQRAAGMTVELVCPAAAATELAGLPDGLAEAAYGIAGEAVTNAARHSGVDHCRLEITVDRLSLRLVCADNGNGIGANAVGGVGTRSMLERAEEQGGSLVITPGQPTGTVVTAILPLRQPDELRQPDGLRRPDGPRQPDEPCGPAGLLQPNGGPR
- the dapC gene encoding succinyldiaminopimelate transaminase, with amino-acid sequence MSQAGSRARGRRRLAASLPDFPWDSLAEAKAVAATHPDGIIDLSVGTPVDPTPQLGQRALADAADSPGYPQTAGTPRLREAIAGYLGRRWGATGLVPDATLPVIGTKELVAWLPTLLGLGPDDLVVFPTMAYPTYEVGARIAGCQAAAVDDLTTLTQVPGLVWLNSPGNPTGQILSADELKRRVDWARERGAIVASDECYGEFGWDAEPVSVLHPSICDGDHTGLLALHSLSKRSNLAGYRAGFVAGDAALVAELLAVRKHAGMIVPRPVQEAMRVLLDDQSHVVEQYERYRRRRALLRPALEQAGFTIDHSEGSLYLWATRGESGRDSVAWLAERGILAAPGDFYGAAAAQHVRVALTGTDERIAAAVARLAV
- the fdxA gene encoding ferredoxin, with amino-acid sequence MTYVIAQPCVDVKDRACVEECPVDCIYEGKRMLYIHPDECVDCGACEPVCPVEAIFYEDDTPDEWSEYYNANVDFFNDLGSPGGAAKMGVIDKDHPLIEALPPQGEE
- a CDS encoding GNAT family N-acetyltransferase is translated as MDIALGKARVGERWVLRCRQPDGSATDVTGWLVSVTSDAVTIESASQPPRTIGRDRIIVAKRVPAAAGGPDPRRTPADELERAVLTGWLADSEALGEWTLRAGGGFSARANSVLAVGDPGVPLPQAVERVIGYAQAHGIAPQAQVIVGSAADHGLVALGWLPVHVTTEVLVCRLTTLLGDGMPDPRVEVSEELDDGWLAAFGRSRPHDADPEVVRRILTGQPPTAYASVLAEDGERIAAIARGHVSGSWLGLMAIWTEPEHRRRGLATAMMRSLGHWAARRGARYVYLQVAQQNLTAQQAYARLGFVHHHSYRYLAPPTALP